In Streptomyces violaceusniger Tu 4113, one DNA window encodes the following:
- the acs gene encoding acetate--CoA ligase, whose product MSNESLANLLREERRFAPPAELTANANVTAEAYERAKADRLGFWAEQARRLSWATAPTETLDWSNPPFAKWFADGKLNVAYNCVDRHVENGLGDRVALHFEGEPGDTRSLTYAELQREVSQAAHALTELGVQTGDRVAIYMPMIPETVVAMLACARIGAPHSVVFGGFSADALATRIQDADARVIITSDGGYRRGKASALKPAVDEALTRPGTENVRSVLVVRRTGQEVDWHEGRDVWWHEIVARQPEQHTPEAFDAEHPLFILYTSGTTGKPKGILHTSGGYLTQVSYTHHAVFDLKPETDVFWCTADVGWVTGHSYIVYGPLSNGATEVLYEGTPDTPHQGRWWEIVQKYGVTLLYTAPTAIRACMKWGDDIPAKFDLSSLRILGSVGEPINPEAWIWYRKHIGADTTPVVDTWWQTETGGIMVSPLPGVTATKPGSAQVPLPGIAATVVDDEANEVSNGHGGYLVLTEPWPSMLRTIWGDDQRYLDTYWSRFDKRYFAGDGAKKDDDGDIWLLGRVDDVMLVSGHNISTTEVESALVSHPKVAEAAVVGATDPQTTQAICAFVILRGGAAEDDGLVEELRAHVAKQLGPIAKPKRILPVAELPKTRSGKIMRRLLRDIAENRALGDVTTLTDSSVMELIQSKLPLAPSED is encoded by the coding sequence GTGAGTAACGAGAGCCTGGCCAACCTTCTTCGGGAGGAGCGTCGCTTCGCGCCGCCCGCCGAGCTGACCGCGAACGCCAATGTCACGGCCGAGGCGTATGAGCGGGCGAAGGCGGACCGCCTGGGCTTCTGGGCCGAGCAGGCCCGTCGGCTGTCATGGGCGACCGCGCCGACCGAGACACTCGACTGGTCGAACCCGCCGTTCGCGAAGTGGTTTGCCGACGGCAAGCTCAATGTGGCGTACAACTGCGTCGACCGGCATGTCGAGAACGGTCTGGGCGACCGGGTGGCGCTCCACTTCGAGGGCGAGCCCGGCGACACCCGCTCCCTCACCTATGCCGAGCTGCAGCGGGAGGTCTCCCAAGCGGCCCACGCGCTGACCGAGTTGGGGGTCCAGACGGGCGACCGGGTCGCCATCTACATGCCGATGATCCCGGAGACCGTGGTCGCGATGCTGGCCTGCGCCCGTATCGGCGCTCCGCATTCGGTGGTCTTCGGCGGCTTCTCGGCCGACGCTCTCGCCACCCGTATCCAGGACGCCGACGCCCGCGTCATCATCACCTCGGACGGCGGCTACCGGCGCGGCAAGGCTTCCGCGCTCAAGCCCGCCGTCGACGAGGCGCTCACCCGGCCCGGCACCGAGAACGTGCGCAGTGTGCTGGTCGTCCGCCGCACCGGACAGGAGGTGGACTGGCACGAGGGCCGCGACGTCTGGTGGCACGAGATCGTGGCGCGCCAGCCGGAGCAGCACACCCCCGAGGCGTTCGACGCCGAGCATCCGCTGTTCATCCTCTACACCTCGGGCACGACCGGGAAGCCCAAGGGCATCCTGCACACCTCCGGCGGCTACCTCACCCAGGTCTCCTACACCCACCACGCGGTCTTCGACCTCAAGCCGGAGACCGACGTCTTCTGGTGCACCGCGGACGTCGGCTGGGTCACCGGCCACTCGTACATCGTCTACGGCCCGCTCTCCAACGGCGCCACCGAGGTGCTCTACGAGGGCACCCCGGACACCCCGCACCAGGGCCGCTGGTGGGAGATCGTCCAGAAGTACGGGGTCACCCTCCTGTACACCGCCCCGACCGCGATCCGCGCCTGCATGAAGTGGGGCGACGACATCCCGGCCAAGTTCGACCTCTCCTCGCTGCGCATCCTGGGCTCCGTCGGCGAGCCCATCAACCCCGAGGCGTGGATCTGGTACCGCAAGCACATCGGCGCGGACACCACGCCCGTCGTCGACACCTGGTGGCAGACCGAGACCGGCGGCATCATGGTCAGCCCGCTGCCGGGCGTCACCGCGACCAAGCCCGGTTCGGCCCAGGTCCCGCTGCCGGGCATCGCCGCCACCGTCGTGGACGACGAGGCCAATGAGGTGTCGAACGGTCATGGCGGCTATCTGGTGCTCACCGAGCCGTGGCCGTCCATGCTCCGCACCATCTGGGGTGATGACCAGCGCTACCTGGACACCTACTGGTCCCGCTTCGACAAGCGCTACTTCGCGGGCGACGGCGCCAAGAAGGACGACGACGGCGACATCTGGCTGCTCGGCCGGGTCGACGATGTGATGCTGGTGTCCGGCCACAACATCTCGACGACCGAGGTCGAATCGGCGCTCGTCTCGCACCCCAAGGTCGCCGAGGCGGCGGTCGTCGGCGCCACCGACCCGCAGACCACCCAGGCCATCTGCGCGTTCGTCATCCTGCGCGGCGGCGCGGCCGAGGATGACGGTCTGGTCGAGGAGTTGCGGGCGCATGTCGCCAAGCAGCTCGGCCCGATCGCCAAGCCCAAGCGGATCCTGCCGGTGGCCGAGCTGCCCAAGACCCGCTCCGGCAAGATCATGCGCCGTCTGCTGCGCGACATCGCCGAGAACCGCGCGCTGGGCGAT